The Montipora capricornis isolate CH-2021 chromosome 6, ASM3666992v2, whole genome shotgun sequence genome has a window encoding:
- the LOC138052826 gene encoding uncharacterized protein — translation MNTRRIALFLFVGFFCARSASLSPESVSFSPKTWFPKDFQRLEALSLINSHRRPKALAFSDGKGMVAGTNNGLAVHAGKEALRKGGNAMDACLTTALTEIALAAGSHVSYAGIANILYFDSSTGDTYNIDGGWNKPYYVDAAQIPDHHSDQSNGASVLIPGFIAAVSTASEKYGLLPLSKLLEPAMYFASKGFKLPVHLAKEIGKNFNPSKLLRTKEGKYIFTNPKTKNLYKAGERFRQPKLAKFLKRLAKHGKGYFYRGPWAEDMVETVQGQEGYVTMEDMTAYDIRSPEPASTLYQRYHVMTSGVEWGGAELVEKLNLMELAGIGTSTDSYLTNATKLFWLASIGRLSSFTSFFTHGVPNGKQLLREHFGVDVHDSHRKAKDFAEEMWDKIGSVENMRSINELMREIVANLGMDMERNEQSSSGVVAVDRSGNVCSLVHGTDSELWGSGLFVQGVSLPSPGIAMKSFLKATRSGGRVPSGLQPVIVFKEEFPEFSQFGRRFKRNVPDAKMDLKMHKRESLKRRENTRRNVLRRLVVFRTPNRVRAHMVGQSFTQSNQREQSSQQKELERLVNKGKFDENDEEEEDEAEEEEEEEEEEEEEEEEEEEEEEEEEEEEEENSHLVDRQSLKEKRKGKENRTQIKGNTPTPTTMELENIHPSNLYLRAKPLRPVPRKQYFKKVTAFEATNPENALEEEAEEEAEEETEEEEEEENEEEVEEISEIGNGIRKGREKEAFIKEMKSMEFPHLGIPYAWQPEIIQEERGEPAFHTNLVPVLALACAGPSHQFVIPQYLANMLDSGMNPKAALEAPTFLAPSGMSFQQDIQVEKYVIDENILKKVDEFGQPFTEVDSQTAEDVGGFGAAVALDNDWKMFGCVHPTKEGLAEGVSVLGSPK, via the exons ATGAATACACGAAGAATTgcactatttctttttgtggGTTTTTTTTGTGCAAGGTCAGCTTCGCTCTCACCTGAAAGTGTCTCATTCTCGCCCAAGACATGGTTTCCCAAAGACTTTCAAAGACTTGAAGCTCTGTCTCTAATTAATTCCCATCGACGTCCAAAAGCGTTGGCTTTCAGCGACGGAAAAGGTATGGTGGCCGGAACAAACAACGGGTTGGCAGTACACGCGGGAAAAGAGGCGCTAAGAAAAGGCGGGAACGCGATGGATGCTTGCTTAACAACAGCTCTGACTG AAATAGCCCTTGCAGCTGGCTCTCACGTGTCTTATGCAGGAATAGCCAACATCTTATACTTCGACAGCTCAACAGGCGACACCTACAACATTGACGGAGGCTGGAACAAACCTTACTACGTAGACGCAGCCCAGATCCCTGATCATCACTCGGACCAAAGTAATGGAGCCTCAGTATTAATCCCAGGATTCATCGCAGCCGTATCAACAGCTTCGGAGAAATATGGGCTGTTGCCGCTATCTAAGCTGTTGGAGCCCGCGATGTACTTTGCCTCGAAAGGTTTCAAGCTACCAGTTCACTTAGCGAAAGAAATTGGAAAAAACTTCAACCCGAGCAAACTTCTTCGCACCAAAGAAG GCAAGTATATTTTTACCAACCCCAAGACAAAGAATTTATACAAAGCTGGCGAGCGATTTAGGCAACCAAAACTGGCCAAGTTTCTCAAGCGTTTAGCGAAACATGGCAAGGGTTACTTTTACCGGGGTCCTTGGGCTGAGGATATGGTGGAAACTGTCCAAGGCCAGGAGGGTTACGTCACCATGGAAGATATGACTGCTTATGACATAAGATCACCCGAGCCCGCAAGCACCTTGTATCAGAGATATCACGTGATGACGTCAGGCGTGGAATGGGGTGGGGCCGAGCTTGTGGAAAAATTAAACTTAATGGAGTTGGCCGGGATTGGTACTTCTACTGACTCTTATCTAACGAACGCAACGAAGCTTTTTTGGCTGGCATCTATTGGACGTCTTAGTTCTTTCACTTCGTTTTTCACCCACGGTGTACCTAATGGAAAACAACTCCTGAGAGAACACTTTGGCGTAGATGTACACGATTCTCATAGGAAAGCGAAGGATTTCGCCGAGGAGATGTGGGACAAAATTGGTTCAGTCGAGAACATGAGAAGCATCAATGAGCTCATGAGAGAAATTGTTGCAAACCTCGGAATGGATATGGAACGGAATGAGCAAAGCTCATCTGGAGTGGTTGCAGTAGACAGAAGTGGCAATGTGTGCTCTTTGGTGCATGGCACAGACAGCGAGTTGTGGGGCTCTGGTTTATTTGTGCAAGGAGTAAGTCTTCCGAGTCCTGGAATTGCAATGAAGTCGTTCTTGAAGGCCACTAGGAGTGGCGGTAGAGTACCCTCAGGACTACAGCCTGTGATTGTCTTCAAAGAAGAGTTTCCAGAGTTTAGTCAATTTGGGAGAAGGTTCAAGCGAAACGTGCCTGATGCCAAGATGGACCTTAAAATGCACAAGAGAGAAAGTTTGAAGCGTCGTGAAAATACAAGGAGGAACGTTCTACGAAGATTGGTGGTTTTTCGGACACCGAACCGTGTCCGCGCGCATATGGTGGGGCAATCATTTACACAGTCAAATCAACGGGAACAATCAAGTCAACAGAAAGAGCTGGAACGCTTGGTAAACAAAGGCAAATTTGACGAGAACGACgaagaggaagaagacgaagcagaagaagaagaagaagaagaagaagaagaagaagaagaagaagaagaagaagaagaagaagaagaagaagaagaagaagaagaagaagaaaacagcCATTTGGTTGACAGACAATCTctcaaagaaaagagaaaagggaaagaaaacagGACTCAAATTAAAGGAAATACACCCACTCCAACAACAATGGAATTAGAAAATATCCACCCCTCTAATCTTTATCTTCGAGCGAAGCCTTTGAGACCAGTACCTAGAAAGCAGTATTTCAAGAAGGTGACAGCCTTTGAGGCCACGAATCCTGAAAATGCGCTGGAAGAGGAGGCGGAAGAGGAGGCGGAAGAGGAGacggaggaggaggaggaagaggaaaATGAAGAAGAGGTGGAAGAGATATCAGAGATAGGAAATGGAATCCGAAAAGGGAGGGAGAAGGAGGCCTTTATTAAAGAAATGAAGTCCATGGAATTTCCTCATTTAGGGATTCCTTATGCTTGGCAGCCAGAAATTATTCAAGAGGAAAGAGGTGAGCCCGCGTTCCATACTAACCTGGTTCCTGTGCTAGCACTGGCATGCGCTGGACCGTCGCATCAATTTGTGATCCCACAATACTTAGCAAACATGTTAGACAGTGGAATGAATCCCAAAGCAGCCCTCGAAGCTCCGACTTTTCTTGCTCCAAGCGGTATGTCTTTTCAACAAGACATTCAGGTTGAAAAATATGTCATCGACGAGAATATCCTGAAAAAAGTGGACGAGTTTGGGCAACCATTTACCGAAGTGGATTCCCAAACGGCCGAAGACGTGGGTGGATTTGGCGCAGCTGTCGCTCTGGATAACGACTGGAAAATGTTTGGATGCGTGCACCCGACCAAGGAAGGATTAGCTGAGGGAGTTTCGGTATTAGGATCGCCGAAGTGA